One part of the Lycium ferocissimum isolate CSIRO_LF1 chromosome 8, AGI_CSIRO_Lferr_CH_V1, whole genome shotgun sequence genome encodes these proteins:
- the LOC132068695 gene encoding probable serine/threonine-protein kinase WNK11, whose translation MPTANPNATDEENELFAEVDPSGRFGRYEDLLGQGAVKMVYRAFDLEEGREVAWNQIRLSKFSGNPFIINKIHSEIELLKNLKNDNIIVMYHFWKDCDKNILNFITEACASGNLREYRKKHRHVSIKALKKWSRQILQGLDFLHTHDPCVIHRDLNCSNIFINGNVGKVKIGDLGLATIVGKSHAAHSLLGTPEYMAPELYEENYTELVDVYSFGMCLIEMATLEIPYSECDSIAKLYKIVTSGIKPRAFNKVGDPELKAFIERCVGRPRARPSAAELLKDPFLSDVSYDDNDLNS comes from the exons ATGCCAACTGCAAATCCTAATGCAActgatgaagaaaatgaattatTTGCTGAGGTTGATCCGTCCGGGAGGTTTGGACGGTACGAGGATCTGCTTGGCCAAGGTGCAGTGAAGATGGTGTATAGGGCATTTGATCTCGAGGAAGGCAGAGAAGTAGCGTGGAATCAGATTAGATTGAGCAAATTCAGCGGCAACCCTTTCATCATCAATAAGATCCATTCCGAAATCGAGTTATTGAAGAATTTGAAGAATGATAACATCATTGTCATGTACCATTTCTGGAAAGACTGTGACAAGAACATTCTGAATTTCATAACTGAGGCATGTGCATCGGGTAACTTGAGGGAATACCGGAAGAAACATCGTCATGTTTCAATCAAGGCCTTGAAGAAGTGGTCAAGACAGATATTGCAAGGATTGGATTTTCTCCATACTCATGATCCTTGTGTCATTCATAGAGACCTCAATTGCAGTAACATCTTTATCAATGGGAATGTTGGAAAG GTGAAGATCGGTGATCTTGGTTTGGCAACGATCGTGGGGAAAAGCCACGCAGCACATTCTCTACTAGGGACACCAGAGTACATGGCACCAGAGCTTTATGAAGAGAACTACACAGAGTTGGTGGATGTATACTCGTTCGGGATGTGCTTGATTGAAATGGCTACTCTGGAGATACCTTACAGTGAATGTGACAGTATAGCCAAACTATACAAGATAGTAACTTCTGGAATAAAGCCTCGAGCTTTTAATAAGGTGGGCGATCCCGAGTTGAAGGCCTTCATTGAAAGGTGTGTTGGGCGGCCAAGAGCGAGACCCTCTGCAGCTGAATTGTTGAAGGATCCATTCCTTTCTGATGTCagttatgatgataatgatcttaATAGTTGA